The proteins below come from a single Lepeophtheirus salmonis chromosome 4, UVic_Lsal_1.4, whole genome shotgun sequence genomic window:
- the Rubicon gene encoding uncharacterized protein Rubicon isoform X1, whose product MNHDLKRLISGIESLLTGSGGTLVFHGSSVHFVGLDKLLRITKEILKNGSISLDTEGNPSFLPFIMEILPLKSESEFDDWIKDKMANSLFSQALSSIVSAEDSLKRHYDMDSMLRCPNSSEKLILAAKCLDEQDLPTLVALDLRRNNKCSYDKVPDQDIEPNTSSLKKDDVFFVTDERICSFSSSCPGLTELEIRRFLKRKNWIDDYDDSSPINSVDFIDKYKSPLPKELENTLRKQQSCETYHLGNRPKTSNASLSDIDDFFISDNSFVADHSSPIVPVRGTEILRNEKTKTKLISTPKRTHRRTTSDTRVFQLMSSGSIIKSFSESLNKHDTDELDHNWSTITPPTEGWIMPLPMENESLYSYLSSGAFSRHQARLDRENAHLILAELIIQASTKKYGDPCMGKGVITASNFRPPAMPSFGTSNRNMNIRENSAESVALSLLDQFDDKHETKASELNLILGDYQTTTELSFPSSDFNGSQSQQERNSSGSVDHNTTCKDEIVTELRGTHDWAPPRPQLILQPHVHKSRTELLEEQKYRCSGCAMKVEKKYSKIYRYCHYFGRLFCTGCHSNATHVIPANVIKKWDFKTYFVSDFASTVLHSMYSDPLFNIQDLNPELLGKISKLRKAIEVRSLSTKIYHFVINCRLETQYMSEISNYPVIDPYTFSLEDLCRIKSKNYSSVLSNLLENLMQHIVQCSVNIISVKPEDFYAKVAVHKMFYSHLKRMFTNVLAVMLVITNLAILKIALNANVLIKGKTLRERSVYDMIFKKKYYFID is encoded by the exons GGTTGGATAAATTGCTACGGATAACAAAGGAGATCCTCAAGAATGGGAGCATATCCTTGGATACTGAGGGAAATCCCTCCTTTCTCCCTTTCATTATGGAAATATTGCCTCTCAAATCAGAATCAGAATTCGATGATTGGATCAAAGATAA AATGGCGAATTCCTTATTCTCCCAGGCGTTATCCAGTATAGTCTCAGCGGAAGATTCTTTGAAACGTCACTATGATATGGATTCTATGTTGAGATGTCCCAATTCAAGTGAAAAGTTAATCCTTGCAGCGAAGTGCCTTGATGAACAAGATTTGCCAACATTGGTTGCTCTTGATCTccgaagaaataataaatgtagttATGATAAAGTACCTGATCAAGATATTGAGCCTAATACATCATCATTAAAAaaggatgatgttttttttgtaacggATGAAAGGATCTGCAGCTTTTCGTCGTCTTGCCCTGGTTTAACTGAATTAGAGATACGTCgatttttaaaaaggaagaacTGGATTGATGATTATGATGACTCTTCGCCCATTAATTCTGTAGactttatagataaatataagaGTCCTCTCCCTAAAGAGCTAGAAAACACTCTCCGTAAACAACAAAGCTGTGAAACTTACCATTTAGGAAATCGGCCTaag ACTTCCAATGCATCATTATCAGATATAGATGACTTTTTTATCTCTGATAATTCATTTGTGGCTGATCATAGCTCTCCTATCGTTCCTGTTAGAGGTACAGAAATCctaagaaatgaaaaaactaaaacaaaacttatttcg ACTCCAAAGAGAACTCACCGCCGAACAACGTCTGATACACGAGTTTTTCAACTCATGTCATCTGGATCTATAATCAAATCATTTTCTGAGTCTTTGAATAAGCATGATACTGATGAGCTAGATCATAACTGGTCCACTATTACGCCTCCAACAGAAGGCTGGATTATGCCCTTGCCTATGGAAAATGAATCgctttattcttatttatcatCTGGTGCCTTTAGTCGACATCAAGCTCGATTAGATAGAGAAAATGCTCACTTAATTCTTGCAGAATTAATCATACAAGCTTCCACTAAAAAATATGGAGATCCATGTATGGGAAAAGGAGTTATAACGGCGTCAAATTTTCGACCGCCAGCTATGCCTTCATTTGGAACTTCCAATCGTAACATGAATATACGAGAAAATTCTGCCGAGAGTGTTGCCCTGTCTCTCTTAGATCAGTTTGATGACAAACATGAAACCAAAGCATCTGAGCTAAATTTAATACTTGGTGATTATCAGACCACTACAGAGCTTTCATTTCCTTCTTCTGATTTTAATGGTAGTCAGTCTCAACAAGAAAGAAATAGTAGTGGTTCCGTAGATCATAATACCACTTGTAAAGATGAAATCGTTACTGAGCTTAGAGGAACTCATGACTGGGCTCCTCCTAGACCTCAGCTTATCTTGCAGCCTCATGTTCATAAAAG CCGTACTGAGTTATTGGAAGAGCAAAAGTACCGATGCTCTGGTTGTGCGATGAAAGTGGAGAAGAAATACAGTAAAATTTATCGATATTGTCATTATTTTGGAAGACTTTTTTGTACTGGATGTCATTCAAATGCTACTCACGTAATTCCAGCtaatgtgataaaaaaatgggatttcaAGACTTATTTTGTCAGTGATTTTGCGTCAACTGTTCTACACTCAATGTACTCTGATCCCCTTTTCAATATTCAAGATTTGAACCCTGAGCTCTTGGGTAAAATATCTAAACTCAGAAAAGCCATAGAAGTTAGATCCTTAAGTactaaaatttatcattttgtaataaattgtcGTTTGGAAACTCAGTATATGTCAGAAATTAGTAACTACCCTGTGATTGATCCCTATACGTTTTCTCTCGAGGATCTTTGCCGTATCAAGTCCAAGAACTATAGTAGTGTACTTTCTAATCTACTAGAAAATCTCATGCAGCACATAGTGCAATGTTCGGTAAATATCAT CTCTGTAAAGCCAGAGGATTTTTATGCGAAGGTTGCCGTTCACAAGATGTTTTATTCCCATTTGAAACGGATGTTCACCAATGTCCTCGCTGTTATGCTTGTTATCACAAACCTTGCTATTTTGAAGATTGCTCTAAATGCCAACGTATTGATCAAAGGAAAAACGCTGCGAGAACGATCCGtatatgatatgatttttaaaaaaaaatactacttcatcgattaa
- the Rubicon gene encoding uncharacterized protein Rubicon isoform X2: MNHDLKRLISGIESLLTGSGGTLVFHGSSVHFVGLDKLLRITKEILKNGSISLDTEGNPSFLPFIMEILPLKSESEFDDWIKDKMANSLFSQALSSIVSAEDSLKRHYDMDSMLRCPNSSEKLILAAKCLDEQDLPTLVALDLRRNNKCSYDKVPDQDIEPNTSSLKKDDVFFVTDERICSFSSSCPGLTELEIRRFLKRKNWIDDYDDSSPINSVDFIDKYKSPLPKELENTLRKQQSCETYHLGNRPKTSNASLSDIDDFFISDNSFVADHSSPIVPVRGTEILRNEKTKTKLISTPKRTHRRTTSDTRVFQLMSSGSIIKSFSESLNKHDTDELDHNWSTITPPTEGWIMPLPMENESLYSYLSSGAFSRHQARLDRENAHLILAELIIQASTKKYGDPCMGKGVITASNFRPPAMPSFGTSNRNMNIRENSAESVALSLLDQFDDKHETKASELNLILGDYQTTTELSFPSSDFNGSQSQQERNSSGSVDHNTTCKDEIVTELRGTHDWAPPRPQLILQPHVHKSRTELLEEQKYRCSGCAMKVEKKYSKIYRYCHYFGRLFCTGCHSNATHVIPANVIKKWDFKTYFVSDFASTVLHSMYSDPLFNIQDLNPELLGKISKLRKAIEVRSLSTKIYHFVINCRLETQYMSEISNYPVIDPYTFSLEDLCRIKSKNYSSVLSNLLENLMQHIVQCSLCKARGFLCEGCRSQDVLFPFETDVHQCPRCYACYHKPCYFEDCSKCQRIDQRKNAARTIRI; the protein is encoded by the exons GGTTGGATAAATTGCTACGGATAACAAAGGAGATCCTCAAGAATGGGAGCATATCCTTGGATACTGAGGGAAATCCCTCCTTTCTCCCTTTCATTATGGAAATATTGCCTCTCAAATCAGAATCAGAATTCGATGATTGGATCAAAGATAA AATGGCGAATTCCTTATTCTCCCAGGCGTTATCCAGTATAGTCTCAGCGGAAGATTCTTTGAAACGTCACTATGATATGGATTCTATGTTGAGATGTCCCAATTCAAGTGAAAAGTTAATCCTTGCAGCGAAGTGCCTTGATGAACAAGATTTGCCAACATTGGTTGCTCTTGATCTccgaagaaataataaatgtagttATGATAAAGTACCTGATCAAGATATTGAGCCTAATACATCATCATTAAAAaaggatgatgttttttttgtaacggATGAAAGGATCTGCAGCTTTTCGTCGTCTTGCCCTGGTTTAACTGAATTAGAGATACGTCgatttttaaaaaggaagaacTGGATTGATGATTATGATGACTCTTCGCCCATTAATTCTGTAGactttatagataaatataagaGTCCTCTCCCTAAAGAGCTAGAAAACACTCTCCGTAAACAACAAAGCTGTGAAACTTACCATTTAGGAAATCGGCCTaag ACTTCCAATGCATCATTATCAGATATAGATGACTTTTTTATCTCTGATAATTCATTTGTGGCTGATCATAGCTCTCCTATCGTTCCTGTTAGAGGTACAGAAATCctaagaaatgaaaaaactaaaacaaaacttatttcg ACTCCAAAGAGAACTCACCGCCGAACAACGTCTGATACACGAGTTTTTCAACTCATGTCATCTGGATCTATAATCAAATCATTTTCTGAGTCTTTGAATAAGCATGATACTGATGAGCTAGATCATAACTGGTCCACTATTACGCCTCCAACAGAAGGCTGGATTATGCCCTTGCCTATGGAAAATGAATCgctttattcttatttatcatCTGGTGCCTTTAGTCGACATCAAGCTCGATTAGATAGAGAAAATGCTCACTTAATTCTTGCAGAATTAATCATACAAGCTTCCACTAAAAAATATGGAGATCCATGTATGGGAAAAGGAGTTATAACGGCGTCAAATTTTCGACCGCCAGCTATGCCTTCATTTGGAACTTCCAATCGTAACATGAATATACGAGAAAATTCTGCCGAGAGTGTTGCCCTGTCTCTCTTAGATCAGTTTGATGACAAACATGAAACCAAAGCATCTGAGCTAAATTTAATACTTGGTGATTATCAGACCACTACAGAGCTTTCATTTCCTTCTTCTGATTTTAATGGTAGTCAGTCTCAACAAGAAAGAAATAGTAGTGGTTCCGTAGATCATAATACCACTTGTAAAGATGAAATCGTTACTGAGCTTAGAGGAACTCATGACTGGGCTCCTCCTAGACCTCAGCTTATCTTGCAGCCTCATGTTCATAAAAG CCGTACTGAGTTATTGGAAGAGCAAAAGTACCGATGCTCTGGTTGTGCGATGAAAGTGGAGAAGAAATACAGTAAAATTTATCGATATTGTCATTATTTTGGAAGACTTTTTTGTACTGGATGTCATTCAAATGCTACTCACGTAATTCCAGCtaatgtgataaaaaaatgggatttcaAGACTTATTTTGTCAGTGATTTTGCGTCAACTGTTCTACACTCAATGTACTCTGATCCCCTTTTCAATATTCAAGATTTGAACCCTGAGCTCTTGGGTAAAATATCTAAACTCAGAAAAGCCATAGAAGTTAGATCCTTAAGTactaaaatttatcattttgtaataaattgtcGTTTGGAAACTCAGTATATGTCAGAAATTAGTAACTACCCTGTGATTGATCCCTATACGTTTTCTCTCGAGGATCTTTGCCGTATCAAGTCCAAGAACTATAGTAGTGTACTTTCTAATCTACTAGAAAATCTCATGCAGCACATAGTGCAATGTTCG CTCTGTAAAGCCAGAGGATTTTTATGCGAAGGTTGCCGTTCACAAGATGTTTTATTCCCATTTGAAACGGATGTTCACCAATGTCCTCGCTGTTATGCTTGTTATCACAAACCTTGCTATTTTGAAGATTGCTCTAAATGCCAACGTATTGATCAAAGGAAAAACGCTGCGAGAACGATCCGtatatga
- the Rubicon gene encoding run domain Beclin-1-interacting and cysteine-rich domain-containing protein isoform X4, with protein sequence MNKICQHWLLLISEEIINDDVFFVTDERICSFSSSCPGLTELEIRRFLKRKNWIDDYDDSSPINSVDFIDKYKSPLPKELENTLRKQQSCETYHLGNRPKTSNASLSDIDDFFISDNSFVADHSSPIVPVRGTEILRNEKTKTKLISTPKRTHRRTTSDTRVFQLMSSGSIIKSFSESLNKHDTDELDHNWSTITPPTEGWIMPLPMENESLYSYLSSGAFSRHQARLDRENAHLILAELIIQASTKKYGDPCMGKGVITASNFRPPAMPSFGTSNRNMNIRENSAESVALSLLDQFDDKHETKASELNLILGDYQTTTELSFPSSDFNGSQSQQERNSSGSVDHNTTCKDEIVTELRGTHDWAPPRPQLILQPHVHKSRTELLEEQKYRCSGCAMKVEKKYSKIYRYCHYFGRLFCTGCHSNATHVIPANVIKKWDFKTYFVSDFASTVLHSMYSDPLFNIQDLNPELLGKISKLRKAIEVRSLSTKIYHFVINCRLETQYMSEISNYPVIDPYTFSLEDLCRIKSKNYSSVLSNLLENLMQHIVQCSLCKARGFLCEGCRSQDVLFPFETDVHQCPRCYACYHKPCYFEDCSKCQRIDQRKNAARTIRI encoded by the exons ATGAACAAGATTTGCCAACATTGGTTGCTCTTGATCTccgaagaaataataaat gatgatgttttttttgtaacggATGAAAGGATCTGCAGCTTTTCGTCGTCTTGCCCTGGTTTAACTGAATTAGAGATACGTCgatttttaaaaaggaagaacTGGATTGATGATTATGATGACTCTTCGCCCATTAATTCTGTAGactttatagataaatataagaGTCCTCTCCCTAAAGAGCTAGAAAACACTCTCCGTAAACAACAAAGCTGTGAAACTTACCATTTAGGAAATCGGCCTaag ACTTCCAATGCATCATTATCAGATATAGATGACTTTTTTATCTCTGATAATTCATTTGTGGCTGATCATAGCTCTCCTATCGTTCCTGTTAGAGGTACAGAAATCctaagaaatgaaaaaactaaaacaaaacttatttcg ACTCCAAAGAGAACTCACCGCCGAACAACGTCTGATACACGAGTTTTTCAACTCATGTCATCTGGATCTATAATCAAATCATTTTCTGAGTCTTTGAATAAGCATGATACTGATGAGCTAGATCATAACTGGTCCACTATTACGCCTCCAACAGAAGGCTGGATTATGCCCTTGCCTATGGAAAATGAATCgctttattcttatttatcatCTGGTGCCTTTAGTCGACATCAAGCTCGATTAGATAGAGAAAATGCTCACTTAATTCTTGCAGAATTAATCATACAAGCTTCCACTAAAAAATATGGAGATCCATGTATGGGAAAAGGAGTTATAACGGCGTCAAATTTTCGACCGCCAGCTATGCCTTCATTTGGAACTTCCAATCGTAACATGAATATACGAGAAAATTCTGCCGAGAGTGTTGCCCTGTCTCTCTTAGATCAGTTTGATGACAAACATGAAACCAAAGCATCTGAGCTAAATTTAATACTTGGTGATTATCAGACCACTACAGAGCTTTCATTTCCTTCTTCTGATTTTAATGGTAGTCAGTCTCAACAAGAAAGAAATAGTAGTGGTTCCGTAGATCATAATACCACTTGTAAAGATGAAATCGTTACTGAGCTTAGAGGAACTCATGACTGGGCTCCTCCTAGACCTCAGCTTATCTTGCAGCCTCATGTTCATAAAAG CCGTACTGAGTTATTGGAAGAGCAAAAGTACCGATGCTCTGGTTGTGCGATGAAAGTGGAGAAGAAATACAGTAAAATTTATCGATATTGTCATTATTTTGGAAGACTTTTTTGTACTGGATGTCATTCAAATGCTACTCACGTAATTCCAGCtaatgtgataaaaaaatgggatttcaAGACTTATTTTGTCAGTGATTTTGCGTCAACTGTTCTACACTCAATGTACTCTGATCCCCTTTTCAATATTCAAGATTTGAACCCTGAGCTCTTGGGTAAAATATCTAAACTCAGAAAAGCCATAGAAGTTAGATCCTTAAGTactaaaatttatcattttgtaataaattgtcGTTTGGAAACTCAGTATATGTCAGAAATTAGTAACTACCCTGTGATTGATCCCTATACGTTTTCTCTCGAGGATCTTTGCCGTATCAAGTCCAAGAACTATAGTAGTGTACTTTCTAATCTACTAGAAAATCTCATGCAGCACATAGTGCAATGTTCG CTCTGTAAAGCCAGAGGATTTTTATGCGAAGGTTGCCGTTCACAAGATGTTTTATTCCCATTTGAAACGGATGTTCACCAATGTCCTCGCTGTTATGCTTGTTATCACAAACCTTGCTATTTTGAAGATTGCTCTAAATGCCAACGTATTGATCAAAGGAAAAACGCTGCGAGAACGATCCGtatatga
- the Rubicon gene encoding run domain Beclin-1-interacting and cysteine-rich domain-containing protein isoform X3, with protein sequence MNKICQHWLLLISEEIINDDVFFVTDERICSFSSSCPGLTELEIRRFLKRKNWIDDYDDSSPINSVDFIDKYKSPLPKELENTLRKQQSCETYHLGNRPKTSNASLSDIDDFFISDNSFVADHSSPIVPVRGTEILRNEKTKTKLISTPKRTHRRTTSDTRVFQLMSSGSIIKSFSESLNKHDTDELDHNWSTITPPTEGWIMPLPMENESLYSYLSSGAFSRHQARLDRENAHLILAELIIQASTKKYGDPCMGKGVITASNFRPPAMPSFGTSNRNMNIRENSAESVALSLLDQFDDKHETKASELNLILGDYQTTTELSFPSSDFNGSQSQQERNSSGSVDHNTTCKDEIVTELRGTHDWAPPRPQLILQPHVHKSRTELLEEQKYRCSGCAMKVEKKYSKIYRYCHYFGRLFCTGCHSNATHVIPANVIKKWDFKTYFVSDFASTVLHSMYSDPLFNIQDLNPELLGKISKLRKAIEVRSLSTKIYHFVINCRLETQYMSEISNYPVIDPYTFSLEDLCRIKSKNYSSVLSNLLENLMQHIVQCSVNIISVKPEDFYAKVAVHKMFYSHLKRMFTNVLAVMLVITNLAILKIALNANVLIKGKTLRERSVYDMIFKKKYYFID encoded by the exons ATGAACAAGATTTGCCAACATTGGTTGCTCTTGATCTccgaagaaataataaat gatgatgttttttttgtaacggATGAAAGGATCTGCAGCTTTTCGTCGTCTTGCCCTGGTTTAACTGAATTAGAGATACGTCgatttttaaaaaggaagaacTGGATTGATGATTATGATGACTCTTCGCCCATTAATTCTGTAGactttatagataaatataagaGTCCTCTCCCTAAAGAGCTAGAAAACACTCTCCGTAAACAACAAAGCTGTGAAACTTACCATTTAGGAAATCGGCCTaag ACTTCCAATGCATCATTATCAGATATAGATGACTTTTTTATCTCTGATAATTCATTTGTGGCTGATCATAGCTCTCCTATCGTTCCTGTTAGAGGTACAGAAATCctaagaaatgaaaaaactaaaacaaaacttatttcg ACTCCAAAGAGAACTCACCGCCGAACAACGTCTGATACACGAGTTTTTCAACTCATGTCATCTGGATCTATAATCAAATCATTTTCTGAGTCTTTGAATAAGCATGATACTGATGAGCTAGATCATAACTGGTCCACTATTACGCCTCCAACAGAAGGCTGGATTATGCCCTTGCCTATGGAAAATGAATCgctttattcttatttatcatCTGGTGCCTTTAGTCGACATCAAGCTCGATTAGATAGAGAAAATGCTCACTTAATTCTTGCAGAATTAATCATACAAGCTTCCACTAAAAAATATGGAGATCCATGTATGGGAAAAGGAGTTATAACGGCGTCAAATTTTCGACCGCCAGCTATGCCTTCATTTGGAACTTCCAATCGTAACATGAATATACGAGAAAATTCTGCCGAGAGTGTTGCCCTGTCTCTCTTAGATCAGTTTGATGACAAACATGAAACCAAAGCATCTGAGCTAAATTTAATACTTGGTGATTATCAGACCACTACAGAGCTTTCATTTCCTTCTTCTGATTTTAATGGTAGTCAGTCTCAACAAGAAAGAAATAGTAGTGGTTCCGTAGATCATAATACCACTTGTAAAGATGAAATCGTTACTGAGCTTAGAGGAACTCATGACTGGGCTCCTCCTAGACCTCAGCTTATCTTGCAGCCTCATGTTCATAAAAG CCGTACTGAGTTATTGGAAGAGCAAAAGTACCGATGCTCTGGTTGTGCGATGAAAGTGGAGAAGAAATACAGTAAAATTTATCGATATTGTCATTATTTTGGAAGACTTTTTTGTACTGGATGTCATTCAAATGCTACTCACGTAATTCCAGCtaatgtgataaaaaaatgggatttcaAGACTTATTTTGTCAGTGATTTTGCGTCAACTGTTCTACACTCAATGTACTCTGATCCCCTTTTCAATATTCAAGATTTGAACCCTGAGCTCTTGGGTAAAATATCTAAACTCAGAAAAGCCATAGAAGTTAGATCCTTAAGTactaaaatttatcattttgtaataaattgtcGTTTGGAAACTCAGTATATGTCAGAAATTAGTAACTACCCTGTGATTGATCCCTATACGTTTTCTCTCGAGGATCTTTGCCGTATCAAGTCCAAGAACTATAGTAGTGTACTTTCTAATCTACTAGAAAATCTCATGCAGCACATAGTGCAATGTTCGGTAAATATCAT CTCTGTAAAGCCAGAGGATTTTTATGCGAAGGTTGCCGTTCACAAGATGTTTTATTCCCATTTGAAACGGATGTTCACCAATGTCCTCGCTGTTATGCTTGTTATCACAAACCTTGCTATTTTGAAGATTGCTCTAAATGCCAACGTATTGATCAAAGGAAAAACGCTGCGAGAACGATCCGtatatgatatgatttttaaaaaaaaatactacttcatcgattaa
- the LOC139904736 gene encoding RAB6A-GEF complex partner protein 2-like isoform X1: protein MFCCSRKNVDSLGVSVNYTHLKRGGIFFTIYIQNQHFGEIFLEKCCGRLEAVTRIRKSSQNQYRTHSEESTIERDLLGKDIVIQPNVQKKFKFQEIIPSHWPPSFGGKWIQYHTKLKICFKYKDKSEVSLEFLIKSRSTRSFLASPTKSIGMITPVSACTMRRINPFLEETPCKIEKINIFQSPRQIPHFKNVFKIQENCKEIVRIHNIGSEYSASQKIFGILNFGNAELHCMKFTASLVSIEAVPMRDSLIQFKDEKKRWVHLSEITFGIESMGFELVIPDFVTPTFITDLVMLKWCVQFTFYLSENNLKLQSKDPEWEAPHKIPVITKTWTHPIKMYSPQSINDVE from the exons ATGTTTTGCTGCTCAAGAAAAAATGTCGACTCTTTGGGAGTTAGTGTTAATTACACACACTTGAAACGcgggggaattttttttacaatatatatccAGAATCAACACTTCGG AGAAATATTTCTGGAAAAATGCTGTGGTAGATTGGAGGCAGTAACAAGAATCCgaaaatcatcacaaaatcaGTATCGGACCCATTCAGAAGAGTCAACAATTGAAAGGGATCTTTTAGGAAAGGACATTGTTATACAACCGAATGTCCAA aaaaagttcaaattccAAGAGATAATTCCTAGTCATTGGCCTCCGTCCTTTGGTGGAAAGTGGATTCAGTATcatacaaagttaaaaatatgttttaaatacaaAGATAAGTCAGAAGTCTCACTCGAGTTCTTAATAAAGTCAAGATCCACTAGATCCTTTCTTGCTTCTCCAACCAA AAGTATAGGGATGATAACTCCAGTATCAGCTTGTACAATGAGAAGAATAAATCCTTTTCTGGAAGAAACCccatgtaaaattgaaaaaataaacattttccaa tCTCCTCGACAGATCCcgcattttaaaaatgttttcaaaatacaGGAGAACTGCAAGGAAATAGTAAGAATACACAATATTGGCTCTGAATATTCTGCATCACAGAAGATTTTTGGTATACTTAATTTTGGAAATGCTGAACTTCATTGCATGAAA ttCACGGCTTCTTTAGTGAGTATTGAGGCAGTACCAATGCGGGACTCGTTGATTCAATTCAAGGATGAAAAGAAAAGATGGGTTCACTTGTCAGAGATCACTTTTGGAATTGAAAGTATGGGATTTGAGTTAGTAATCCCTGACTTTGTAACCCCAACATTCATAACTGATCTTG TCATGTTAAAATGGTGCGTTCAGTTTACGTTTTACCTgtcagaaaataatttgaaacttcaGTCAAAGGACCCAGAATGGGAAGCTCCCCACAAGATACCCGTCATAACCAAAACGTGGACTCATCCCATCAAAATGTACTCTCCGCAGAGCATAAATGATGTCGAATAA
- the LOC139904736 gene encoding RAB6A-GEF complex partner protein 2-like isoform X2 — protein MLREIFLEKCCGRLEAVTRIRKSSQNQYRTHSEESTIERDLLGKDIVIQPNVQKKFKFQEIIPSHWPPSFGGKWIQYHTKLKICFKYKDKSEVSLEFLIKSRSTRSFLASPTKSIGMITPVSACTMRRINPFLEETPCKIEKINIFQSPRQIPHFKNVFKIQENCKEIVRIHNIGSEYSASQKIFGILNFGNAELHCMKFTASLVSIEAVPMRDSLIQFKDEKKRWVHLSEITFGIESMGFELVIPDFVTPTFITDLVMLKWCVQFTFYLSENNLKLQSKDPEWEAPHKIPVITKTWTHPIKMYSPQSINDVE, from the exons ATGCTCAGAGAAATATTTCTGGAAAAATGCTGTGGTAGATTGGAGGCAGTAACAAGAATCCgaaaatcatcacaaaatcaGTATCGGACCCATTCAGAAGAGTCAACAATTGAAAGGGATCTTTTAGGAAAGGACATTGTTATACAACCGAATGTCCAA aaaaagttcaaattccAAGAGATAATTCCTAGTCATTGGCCTCCGTCCTTTGGTGGAAAGTGGATTCAGTATcatacaaagttaaaaatatgttttaaatacaaAGATAAGTCAGAAGTCTCACTCGAGTTCTTAATAAAGTCAAGATCCACTAGATCCTTTCTTGCTTCTCCAACCAA AAGTATAGGGATGATAACTCCAGTATCAGCTTGTACAATGAGAAGAATAAATCCTTTTCTGGAAGAAACCccatgtaaaattgaaaaaataaacattttccaa tCTCCTCGACAGATCCcgcattttaaaaatgttttcaaaatacaGGAGAACTGCAAGGAAATAGTAAGAATACACAATATTGGCTCTGAATATTCTGCATCACAGAAGATTTTTGGTATACTTAATTTTGGAAATGCTGAACTTCATTGCATGAAA ttCACGGCTTCTTTAGTGAGTATTGAGGCAGTACCAATGCGGGACTCGTTGATTCAATTCAAGGATGAAAAGAAAAGATGGGTTCACTTGTCAGAGATCACTTTTGGAATTGAAAGTATGGGATTTGAGTTAGTAATCCCTGACTTTGTAACCCCAACATTCATAACTGATCTTG TCATGTTAAAATGGTGCGTTCAGTTTACGTTTTACCTgtcagaaaataatttgaaacttcaGTCAAAGGACCCAGAATGGGAAGCTCCCCACAAGATACCCGTCATAACCAAAACGTGGACTCATCCCATCAAAATGTACTCTCCGCAGAGCATAAATGATGTCGAATAA